A single window of Treponema denticola ATCC 35405 DNA harbors:
- a CDS encoding class I SAM-dependent methyltransferase, with amino-acid sequence MDIKDLMKKWSEQAENMRMFHMQELKENGSEWKKLLQENLKDCKGKKVLDAGCGTGFLAILLAQDGWEVTAIDSSEAMLEEGKKTAEELGLSDKITFLLKDAHSTDFPEHLFDAVVSRHASWLFTAPETVYKEWKRILKPGGIMLNIDANWLKPIWNTDEFEKFKSYEAELVKQYGEFRDYYHDEQMINILKKFPLAYINRPEWDEKMLKKIDFKEIASRLLSKEKYMDAFQAARYKTIPMFVIKAKNIE; translated from the coding sequence ATGGATATAAAAGATTTAATGAAAAAATGGTCTGAACAGGCAGAAAATATGCGGATGTTTCACATGCAGGAATTAAAAGAAAACGGGAGTGAATGGAAAAAACTGCTTCAGGAAAATCTCAAGGACTGCAAGGGAAAGAAAGTTTTGGATGCAGGGTGCGGTACAGGTTTTTTAGCTATTCTGCTTGCACAAGACGGCTGGGAAGTTACAGCCATAGACAGCAGCGAGGCGATGCTTGAAGAAGGAAAAAAAACAGCGGAAGAATTGGGGCTTTCTGACAAAATCACCTTTTTGCTTAAAGATGCTCATTCAACGGATTTTCCTGAACACTTATTTGATGCTGTGGTTTCCAGACATGCTTCATGGCTATTCACTGCACCGGAAACCGTATACAAGGAATGGAAAAGAATACTAAAGCCCGGAGGGATCATGCTGAACATTGACGCTAATTGGCTTAAACCGATATGGAATACAGATGAGTTTGAAAAATTCAAATCATATGAAGCGGAGCTTGTTAAGCAATACGGCGAATTCAGAGATTATTATCATGATGAACAGATGATAAACATTCTGAAAAAATTTCCGCTTGCCTACATAAATCGTCCTGAATGGGATGAAAAAATGCTGAAAAAAATCGATTTTAAAGAAATTGCGAGCAGGCTTCTTTCCAAAGAGAAGTATATGGACGCTTTTCAAGCGGCAAGGTATAAAACCATACCTATGTTCGTGATAAAAGCAAAAAACATAGAATAA
- a CDS encoding MarR family transcriptional regulator, translating to MNDVESLIRRTAKIQYKVNANDKKPRTFGTQHKLYQSEIHFIEAIGLDGGYSASELSEKLGITNGAVTQVADKLLKKKLIEKYKKADNKKTVYFKLTKEGTVAYNNHEKFHAGFNEKLAAYLSSLSKKEFDAIARLAELVDNNIPDLSTQ from the coding sequence ATGAATGATGTAGAAAGCCTTATACGACGGACGGCAAAAATTCAGTACAAAGTAAACGCTAACGATAAAAAACCCAGAACTTTCGGTACGCAGCATAAATTATACCAAAGCGAAATTCATTTTATAGAAGCAATAGGTTTAGACGGCGGATACAGCGCTTCCGAGCTTTCGGAAAAACTCGGCATTACGAACGGTGCCGTAACACAAGTTGCAGATAAGCTGCTAAAGAAAAAATTGATAGAAAAATATAAAAAAGCGGATAACAAAAAAACCGTTTATTTTAAGCTGACAAAAGAAGGAACCGTTGCATATAACAATCACGAAAAATTCCATGCCGGTTTTAACGAGAAACTTGCAGCATATTTGAGTTCTCTTTCAAAAAAAGAGTTCGATGCGATTGCACGTTTGGCGGAATTGGTAGACAACAACATTCCCGATTTAAGTACACAGTAG
- a CDS encoding 4Fe-4S dicluster domain-containing protein, protein MKAVIIVFSPSGHTLIAAHMIQKKIKDKGGAADIINITKDDSLLFASKSERQKILEDRLQDFDVLFVGAPVYAGHAESHILSILESLPLPDQKRSKIAVPFITYGGAHSFIALEEMGRALKKKKYVPVLGIKLASFHTLSRFFHTKILENKPGDMEEGLIETAVNKVFALCSHKEHIKDNSASFAYTKGPMRFILKLLSQEKIHGKFKTVSIIRENCSACKKCISVCPINNFIFTDGRVSIKNQKNCILCGECFYNCGCNAIDFAYRTVAQKRLNDGNIVFEKDISAIYPKKYGYINNKGDQL, encoded by the coding sequence ATGAAAGCTGTTATCATCGTATTCAGTCCGTCAGGACATACATTGATTGCTGCACATATGATTCAGAAAAAAATTAAAGATAAAGGCGGCGCGGCTGATATCATAAATATTACAAAAGATGACAGTCTGCTGTTTGCCTCAAAATCCGAAAGGCAAAAAATCTTGGAAGACCGCTTACAAGATTTCGATGTACTTTTTGTAGGAGCGCCGGTATACGCAGGACACGCCGAAAGCCACATACTGAGCATTCTCGAATCGCTGCCTTTGCCGGATCAAAAGCGTTCAAAAATTGCTGTTCCGTTTATTACTTATGGAGGAGCACATTCGTTTATCGCATTGGAAGAAATGGGAAGAGCATTAAAGAAGAAAAAATATGTGCCGGTTTTAGGAATCAAACTTGCTTCGTTTCATACACTTAGCAGATTTTTCCATACCAAAATACTGGAGAACAAACCCGGCGATATGGAAGAGGGTTTAATAGAAACGGCAGTAAATAAAGTGTTTGCTCTGTGTTCACATAAAGAACACATAAAAGACAATAGTGCTTCTTTTGCCTATACCAAAGGTCCAATGCGCTTTATACTGAAACTCCTTTCGCAGGAAAAAATACACGGAAAGTTTAAAACCGTATCGATTATACGGGAAAACTGTAGTGCATGCAAAAAATGTATTTCAGTGTGCCCCATTAACAATTTTATATTTACAGACGGTAGGGTATCGATAAAAAATCAAAAAAATTGTATATTATGTGGAGAGTGTTTTTATAACTGCGGCTGCAACGCAATCGATTTTGCATACCGAACGGTTGCACAAAAAAGATTAAACGATGGAAATATTGTTTTTGAAAAAGATATATCGGCCATATATCCTAAAAAATACGGCTATATAAATAATAAAGGAGATCAGCTATGA
- a CDS encoding flavodoxin family protein: MSNVCIVYSSTHHGNTEKVLNKIKEKFPETVLIKAGDFNPDDFNRYEAIGFASGIFYFKFAKPVDKLFEQALVGSVQKLFFIYTAGAVNAGFEKTLRKKTEQSGKICMGIFGCKGFDTFGPLKLIGGLNKNSPNEKDFKNAIDFFEKNIINA; encoded by the coding sequence ATGAGTAACGTATGTATTGTGTACAGTTCAACACATCATGGAAATACCGAAAAGGTACTGAACAAAATAAAGGAAAAGTTTCCTGAAACGGTTTTGATAAAGGCCGGTGATTTTAATCCTGATGATTTTAATCGCTATGAAGCAATCGGTTTTGCTTCAGGAATTTTTTACTTTAAATTTGCAAAACCGGTCGATAAGTTATTTGAACAAGCGCTTGTGGGCAGTGTACAAAAGCTGTTTTTTATTTACACCGCCGGAGCGGTCAATGCCGGTTTTGAAAAAACTTTGCGCAAAAAAACCGAACAAAGCGGAAAAATCTGTATGGGCATATTCGGCTGTAAAGGATTTGATACCTTCGGCCCTTTAAAACTCATCGGCGGTTTAAACAAGAACAGCCCGAACGAAAAGGATTTTAAAAACGCAATCGATTTTTTTGAGAAAAATATTATAAACGCATAA
- a CDS encoding NADase-type glycan-binding domain-containing protein — MKKIILFSLLIFTSIPGFTYDYREILFGNNYENITECTDDEILKYFKNQKSIRDGDYGDKYVRLFEENYENGTVYRLLTSYETLNDENLSKIYENKMRLRQWVYIKVNGVFHEISYGYIYIQNSGDGTVTSWNEDNYGNVSVIERNNNIIGILEFNSAKRVISHSADSDDGESWETTERSTSANFKYWKDLQNESFYKNWLGDECLHLIRKDVEIPVINIDYSYPLIDKVRPFKYTIQNAFDGNPSTSYVEDTEDSTIKISLYSKNLNSNCIKMKIINGYAQNEMLYKNNNRIKVIDSFNEKSTAVTLKDKNLEPQIINWIDYSFYVKELYKGKKYNDTCIAELDFQSENGNWIFEK; from the coding sequence ATGAAAAAAATAATCTTATTTTCATTGTTAATATTTACTTCAATTCCAGGCTTTACTTATGACTATAGAGAAATTCTTTTTGGAAATAATTATGAAAATATTACAGAATGTACGGATGACGAAATATTAAAATATTTTAAAAATCAAAAAAGCATACGAGATGGGGATTATGGAGATAAATATGTACGTCTTTTTGAAGAAAATTATGAAAATGGAACTGTCTATCGGCTTTTAACAAGTTATGAAACTTTAAACGATGAAAATCTTTCAAAAATATATGAAAATAAAATGAGACTTAGACAATGGGTTTATATAAAAGTTAATGGGGTTTTCCATGAAATATCATATGGATATATTTATATACAGAATTCAGGTGATGGCACGGTAACAAGCTGGAATGAAGATAATTACGGCAATGTATCGGTTATAGAACGAAATAATAACATCATAGGAATTCTGGAGTTCAACAGCGCTAAGCGTGTAATATCCCATTCTGCCGATTCGGATGATGGTGAAAGCTGGGAAACAACAGAACGTTCTACTTCCGCAAATTTTAAATATTGGAAAGATTTACAAAATGAATCTTTTTATAAAAACTGGTTGGGAGATGAATGTTTGCATTTAATAAGGAAGGATGTAGAAATTCCTGTAATTAATATCGATTATTCATATCCTCTTATTGATAAAGTTCGTCCGTTTAAATATACAATTCAAAATGCTTTTGATGGTAATCCATCAACAAGTTATGTAGAAGACACAGAGGATAGCACAATAAAAATTTCATTATATTCAAAAAATCTTAATTCAAACTGCATAAAAATGAAAATCATAAATGGATATGCGCAAAATGAAATGCTTTATAAAAATAATAATCGGATAAAAGTTATTGATTCATTTAATGAAAAATCTACGGCAGTTACCTTAAAAGATAAAAATCTTGAACCGCAGATTATAAATTGGATTGATTATAGTTTTTATGTAAAGGAACTTTATAAAGGGAAAAAATATAATGATACATGTATTGCCGAATTAGATTTTCAATCAGAAAATGGAAATTGGATATTTGAAAAATAA
- a CDS encoding GNAT family N-acetyltransferase has protein sequence MSYFMESERIKLRPVQKDDLKKLAELMSDREIGVLSGEVYPITEKEMDNFYDRCQKIDDRIWFVIIDKETNSIIGETGFLRIFMPWRTADYSLMIWNRNYWAKGYGKETANLMLEYGFNSLNFHRIAIGVVGSNERGLRFWKSIGFKEEGKQKDGFFNNGKYSDFIMMYLLDEEYRVTRNNNKT, from the coding sequence ATGAGTTATTTTATGGAGAGTGAGAGAATAAAACTTCGTCCGGTCCAAAAAGATGATCTTAAAAAATTGGCTGAGTTAATGTCCGATAGAGAAATAGGAGTATTAAGCGGAGAAGTATATCCAATAACTGAAAAAGAAATGGATAACTTTTATGATCGATGTCAAAAAATAGATGACAGGATCTGGTTTGTAATTATTGATAAGGAAACAAATTCAATAATTGGAGAAACCGGTTTTCTAAGAATTTTTATGCCATGGAGAACGGCAGATTATTCGCTAATGATTTGGAATAGAAATTATTGGGCTAAAGGTTATGGAAAAGAAACTGCGAACTTAATGCTTGAATATGGTTTTAATAGCTTAAATTTCCACAGAATAGCAATTGGAGTTGTGGGAAGTAACGAAAGAGGATTAAGGTTCTGGAAAAGTATAGGATTCAAAGAAGAAGGTAAACAAAAGGATGGATTCTTCAATAATGGCAAATATTCGGATTTTATAATGATGTATTTGCTAGATGAAGAGTACAGAGTTACTCGAAATAATAATAAAACCTAA
- a CDS encoding BrnA antitoxin family protein yields the protein MERRKKKIEYSDAPKRVAESISLSERIDDFLPPPDRLIRKSEKVKITITLDCESVAFFKASAKKNNVKYQTMINEILSKYAERYKYTI from the coding sequence TTGGAGAGAAGGAAGAAGAAAATAGAATATAGTGATGCTCCTAAACGAGTAGCTGAGTCAATATCATTATCGGAAAGGATAGATGATTTTTTACCGCCTCCTGACAGATTAATAAGAAAATCTGAAAAAGTAAAAATTACGATAACGCTTGACTGTGAAAGTGTTGCATTTTTTAAAGCTTCAGCAAAGAAAAATAATGTAAAGTATCAAACGATGATAAATGAAATATTAAGCAAGTACGCAGAAAGATATAAGTACACAATTTGA
- a CDS encoding BrnT family toxin has product MFHLKKLRKLFFDKNRVILYDERHSDKEKRYFCLGKVEDKILTVRFTLRNENIRIIGAGYWREGRRK; this is encoded by the coding sequence ATGTTTCATTTGAAGAAGCTCAGGAAGCTTTTTTTTGATAAAAATAGAGTTATATTATATGATGAAAGACATTCGGATAAAGAGAAAAGATATTTTTGTCTTGGTAAAGTTGAAGATAAAATATTGACGGTACGTTTTACCTTGCGTAATGAGAATATTAGGATAATAGGTGCCGGATATTGGAGAGAAGGAAGAAGAAAATAG
- a CDS encoding BrnT family toxin: MTFEWDKNKNEINIRKHNVSFEEAQEAFF, translated from the coding sequence ATGACATTTGAATGGGATAAGAATAAAAATGAAATAAATATAAGAAAACATAATGTTTCATTTGAAGAAGCTCAGGAAGCTTTTTTTTGA
- a CDS encoding SIR2 family protein, producing MRDLISQYNEKKVILFVGAGVSKNLKLPTWSELIDQIAKDLDYDPDVFKTYGENLALAEYYRIIKGNIGPLRSWMDTNWHANGINISDSKIHELIAKAKFPIIYTTNYDRWLEKAFDAYSIAYTKIATVSDISKITDGVPQIVKFHGDFDYDATLVLDESSYYERLEFETPLDIKFRSDVLGKSVLFIGYSLSDVNVRYLYHKLKKLWKANVYGGVQPKSFFFTNRSNPIQAAILEQWGIKMIVSEEDNPQKALEVFLAKLTT from the coding sequence ATGCGGGATCTAATTAGTCAGTATAATGAAAAAAAAGTTATTCTTTTCGTAGGTGCTGGGGTGTCTAAAAATCTTAAATTGCCTACTTGGAGTGAATTAATAGATCAAATCGCTAAAGACTTAGATTATGATCCAGATGTGTTCAAAACATATGGAGAAAATTTAGCACTTGCAGAATATTATCGAATTATTAAAGGAAATATTGGGCCATTACGTAGTTGGATGGATACAAATTGGCATGCAAATGGAATAAATATATCAGACTCAAAAATACATGAATTAATAGCAAAAGCAAAGTTTCCAATAATTTATACAACAAACTATGATCGTTGGCTCGAAAAAGCTTTTGATGCATACTCAATTGCTTATACAAAAATTGCAACTGTATCTGATATCTCAAAAATTACAGATGGTGTTCCACAAATTGTGAAGTTTCATGGTGATTTTGATTATGATGCGACTTTGGTGCTGGATGAATCGAGCTATTATGAAAGATTAGAATTTGAAACTCCTCTTGATATTAAATTTCGTTCAGATGTTTTAGGTAAATCAGTACTATTTATTGGATATAGTTTGTCAGATGTAAATGTTAGGTATTTATATCACAAATTAAAAAAACTATGGAAAGCGAATGTTTATGGAGGAGTTCAACCAAAATCATTCTTTTTCACAAATCGTTCAAATCCTATACAAGCGGCAATTTTAGAACAATGGGGGATTAAAATGATTGTTTCTGAAGAAGATAATCCGCAAAAAGCTTTGGAGGTATTCTTAGCAAAATTAACAACTTAG
- a CDS encoding non-canonical purine NTP pyrophosphatase yields the protein MDLRFVTKNKFKVDEVQKLLTSINVIHCPIEIKEIQTESIDEIVNDKVLKAFNKIGRPLFIEHTSLYLGGMNGFPGGLTQIFWDKLQADKFSEIVSKMSDQTVEAKTVIGYCTGKKIYKFEGVIKGKISDLPKGSKDFQWDCVFIPDGHSQTFAEMGEQKNIISMRKIAFDKFYDFLKDKR from the coding sequence ATGGATTTACGATTTGTTACTAAAAATAAGTTTAAAGTGGATGAAGTTCAAAAACTGTTAACATCAATTAATGTAATTCATTGTCCTATTGAAATTAAAGAAATTCAAACGGAAAGTATTGATGAAATTGTTAATGATAAAGTCCTTAAAGCATTTAATAAAATAGGTCGGCCTTTATTTATTGAACACACTAGCTTATATCTAGGAGGAATGAATGGTTTTCCTGGTGGTCTAACTCAAATCTTTTGGGATAAATTGCAAGCAGATAAATTTTCTGAAATAGTTTCGAAAATGAGCGATCAAACGGTTGAAGCAAAAACTGTTATTGGATATTGTACAGGTAAAAAGATTTATAAATTTGAAGGAGTCATTAAAGGGAAAATATCTGATTTACCAAAAGGATCGAAAGATTTTCAATGGGATTGTGTTTTCATACCTGATGGCCATTCACAAACATTTGCTGAAATGGGAGAGCAAAAAAATATTATTTCTATGAGAAAAATTGCATTTGATAAATTCTATGATTTTTTAAAAGATAAAAGGTAA
- a CDS encoding L-2-amino-thiazoline-4-carboxylic acid hydrolase: MKYKRFYSRSGFVDSGKLTPHILEHIDAAHKEKMKLLIQELDRGAWTKKQKKRQNSSIISNIALYKTFIDNGIPAQEAKELVKEYSFYIAGKAHRILNTLFHIPGFFKLFRFFMRQGMSGEEIWISKTLVDDANEYSTDVLKCLWFDTCTHFDCPEICEIFCLCDHIVFGNIKKLQFDRSETLGMGGNKCDFCFHSKTNTVKRF, translated from the coding sequence ATGAAATATAAAAGATTTTATTCGCGCAGTGGCTTTGTTGATTCAGGGAAATTAACGCCGCACATATTAGAGCATATAGATGCGGCGCATAAAGAGAAAATGAAACTTCTTATTCAAGAACTCGATCGCGGAGCATGGACAAAAAAACAAAAGAAGCGGCAAAATAGCAGTATCATATCAAACATAGCTCTCTATAAAACTTTTATCGACAATGGAATTCCTGCGCAAGAAGCAAAGGAATTGGTAAAAGAATATTCTTTTTATATTGCAGGAAAAGCTCACCGTATTTTGAATACATTGTTTCATATTCCCGGTTTTTTTAAACTGTTCCGGTTTTTTATGAGACAGGGAATGAGCGGTGAAGAAATTTGGATAAGTAAAACTTTAGTCGACGATGCGAATGAGTATTCTACGGATGTTTTAAAATGTCTTTGGTTTGATACCTGCACCCATTTTGACTGCCCGGAAATCTGTGAGATATTTTGTTTATGTGATCATATCGTCTTCGGAAATATAAAAAAATTGCAATTTGATAGAAGCGAAACCTTAGGAATGGGCGGCAATAAATGCGACTTTTGTTTTCATTCTAAGACAAATACCGTGAAGAGGTTTTAA
- a CDS encoding ABC transporter ATP-binding protein, with amino-acid sequence MINMFKRLLHFSGAEKRRLILSFIFHIGNSFFEMLPIMAILTVLSGILSAISGNGMPYKTIWVSLGIMLLSVVGKIVFINIASINRTLGSFAMCSEWRMNLGEKLKRAPMGYFSEHRLGDITAAVTTTLGDLETSAVTVLEAVAGGFIHAFVINVWLLVYEWRIGLLMLAGLLISFFIYAKTQVAGKKYSPRRQAAQAQLVTGILEYIQGMTVVKAFGLGEQSGKTVDAAISESAAANIILEKIFSELAAAFQTVFKVVRATMLITVPYLLMHGNITPEKCLLLTVASFMIYATVELAGSTAAVARVVDASLDRLEEISDMPLLDENGTEHIPNNYDITVRNISFSYDRNDTKEVIRNVDFTVPQKTSCAIVGPSGSGKTTLCNLIARFWDVSQGEILLGGINVKDYTCDSLLKNFSIVFQHVYLFEDTIENNIRFGKPDATMDEVIAAAKKACCHDFITAMPDGYQTKIGENGATLSGGEKQRISIARAILKDAPVVILDEATASVDPENEHELQKAIEELTKNKTLLMIAHRLNTVRKADQIIVLDEGRIVQQGTHTELMQQDGLYRRFVGIREEAIGWKIDRREA; translated from the coding sequence ATGATTAATATGTTTAAACGATTGTTGCATTTTTCAGGTGCGGAAAAAAGAAGATTGATACTCTCTTTTATTTTTCATATCGGTAATTCGTTTTTTGAGATGCTTCCCATTATGGCAATCTTGACTGTTCTCTCCGGAATCCTTTCCGCCATTTCAGGAAATGGAATGCCGTACAAAACGATTTGGGTATCTCTCGGGATTATGCTGCTCAGTGTTGTAGGGAAAATTGTTTTTATCAATATCGCTTCCATAAATAGAACATTGGGAAGTTTTGCCATGTGCAGCGAGTGGCGGATGAACCTCGGTGAAAAATTAAAGCGTGCACCGATGGGATATTTTAGTGAGCATCGATTAGGAGACATTACCGCTGCGGTTACCACCACACTCGGCGATCTTGAAACAAGTGCGGTAACGGTGCTGGAGGCGGTTGCAGGCGGATTTATTCATGCCTTTGTTATCAATGTATGGTTGTTGGTTTATGAATGGAGAATCGGATTGCTGATGCTCGCAGGTCTTTTAATCTCGTTCTTTATTTATGCAAAAACACAAGTCGCGGGAAAAAAATATTCGCCGCGCAGGCAGGCAGCGCAGGCACAACTGGTAACCGGTATTTTGGAATACATTCAAGGGATGACAGTGGTAAAAGCATTCGGACTCGGCGAGCAATCCGGTAAAACGGTTGATGCAGCAATCAGTGAAAGCGCAGCGGCAAATATCATTTTGGAAAAAATTTTCTCCGAACTCGCAGCTGCTTTTCAAACAGTATTCAAAGTAGTTAGAGCTACGATGTTGATTACGGTTCCATATCTTTTAATGCATGGAAACATAACACCGGAAAAGTGTTTGTTGCTGACTGTCGCAAGTTTTATGATTTATGCAACCGTGGAACTTGCCGGAAGTACGGCAGCTGTTGCACGGGTAGTTGATGCCTCTCTTGACCGGCTGGAAGAAATATCGGATATGCCGTTATTGGATGAAAACGGTACGGAGCATATTCCGAATAATTATGACATTACAGTTCGGAATATTTCTTTTTCTTACGATAGAAATGATACAAAAGAAGTGATACGGAATGTCGATTTTACGGTGCCGCAAAAAACAAGCTGTGCGATTGTCGGTCCGTCCGGTTCGGGAAAAACAACACTGTGTAATTTAATTGCGCGCTTTTGGGATGTCAGTCAGGGTGAAATTTTACTCGGCGGTATCAACGTTAAAGACTACACATGCGACAGTCTTTTAAAAAATTTTTCTATTGTATTTCAGCACGTATACCTGTTTGAAGATACGATAGAAAACAATATCCGTTTCGGTAAGCCGGATGCAACGATGGACGAAGTGATTGCCGCAGCAAAAAAAGCCTGCTGCCATGATTTTATCACTGCAATGCCGGACGGCTATCAAACTAAAATCGGCGAAAACGGAGCAACACTGTCGGGGGGAGAAAAGCAGCGTATCTCCATCGCGCGGGCAATTCTCAAGGACGCGCCCGTTGTTATTTTAGACGAAGCGACTGCCAGTGTCGATCCTGAAAATGAACATGAGCTACAAAAAGCCATAGAGGAGCTGACAAAAAATAAAACACTCTTGATGATTGCGCACCGACTAAATACGGTACGCAAAGCCGATCAAATTATTGTGCTTGATGAGGGGCGTATTGTGCAGCAGGGTACTCATACCGAACTTATGCAGCAGGACGGACTATACCGGAGATTTGTCGGCATCCGCGAAGAAGCAATCGGCTGGAAGATTGATCGGAGAGAAGCATGA
- a CDS encoding ABC transporter ATP-binding protein, giving the protein MKNSEHTNQKNALQYLLELAKPCKGLLISSVIFSVLGAAAGIVPYLAVSRLIIRICAHNYTLQAIFVTALIALGGYLGQLCLSTLSTIRSHRAAFTVLKNIRMQLTAKLSRVPMGFILDTPSGKFKTMLVDTVEKLELPLAHIIPELTANLLIPFLMLVYFFYLDWRLALTAFATFPLGLICYMGMMKDYKKRYAKVLTASKNTDAATVEYIGGIEVIKAFNQSTVSYRKYTEAIAESENANAEWFKKTNPYYAAGIAIAPSSLLGVLPLGCWFFIHGSISAGSFISCIILSLGLIAPLIQALRYTDSLAMVDSTVKEIAKLLEAEEMNRPKEVVPLKENTIAFSHVSFAYSDTEVLHDISFQAVPNGMTAFVGPSGSGKSTVARLIASFWEASNGSVMIGGCDVRNIPLSQVMERVGYVSQDNYLFHLSIRENIRIGKPDATDAEIEQAAKKASCHDFISALPQGYDTVAGDGGNNLSGGEKQRIAIARAILKDSPIIVLDEATAFTDPENEAVIQRSIGELVAGKTLIVIAHRLSTITMADKIIVMNHGRIEAEGSHQSLLESCELYRTLWNAHISVSDKKENSLTSTAALGEIV; this is encoded by the coding sequence ATGAAAAACTCTGAACATACAAATCAAAAAAATGCTTTGCAGTATTTATTGGAGCTTGCAAAACCGTGCAAGGGTCTTCTAATAAGTTCCGTGATTTTTTCGGTTTTGGGCGCAGCGGCTGGAATTGTTCCATACCTTGCCGTGTCTCGCCTTATCATTCGGATATGTGCACACAATTATACTCTACAGGCAATTTTTGTAACGGCTCTTATCGCTCTTGGCGGGTATCTTGGACAGCTCTGTCTGTCTACACTTTCTACGATACGTTCTCACCGTGCGGCCTTTACCGTGCTGAAAAATATCCGTATGCAGCTGACAGCAAAGCTCTCCCGCGTTCCGATGGGCTTTATACTGGATACCCCATCCGGTAAATTCAAAACAATGCTGGTCGATACGGTCGAAAAGCTGGAATTACCACTTGCTCATATCATACCGGAACTGACGGCAAACCTGTTGATTCCTTTTTTAATGTTAGTCTATTTCTTTTATCTTGATTGGCGCTTAGCACTTACCGCTTTTGCAACCTTTCCGCTCGGTCTTATTTGTTATATGGGGATGATGAAGGACTACAAAAAACGGTATGCAAAAGTTCTTACAGCAAGTAAAAATACGGATGCCGCAACGGTTGAATACATCGGCGGCATTGAAGTGATAAAAGCCTTTAATCAAAGCACCGTATCATATCGGAAATATACTGAGGCGATAGCGGAAAGTGAGAATGCGAATGCGGAATGGTTTAAAAAGACCAACCCCTACTACGCTGCGGGAATTGCAATTGCTCCTTCCAGTTTATTAGGCGTGCTGCCGCTCGGCTGTTGGTTTTTTATACACGGGAGCATATCCGCCGGAAGTTTTATATCGTGCATTATCTTGTCGCTCGGTCTTATTGCACCGCTCATCCAGGCGCTGCGTTACACGGACAGCCTTGCAATGGTAGACTCCACAGTAAAAGAAATTGCGAAATTGTTGGAAGCGGAAGAAATGAACCGGCCGAAAGAAGTTGTACCGCTTAAAGAAAATACTATTGCCTTTTCTCATGTATCGTTTGCATATAGCGATACGGAAGTTCTGCACGACATTTCATTTCAAGCGGTTCCGAATGGAATGACTGCATTTGTCGGTCCGTCCGGTTCGGGAAAATCTACCGTTGCCCGTTTAATCGCCTCGTTTTGGGAAGCAAGCAATGGTTCGGTTATGATAGGCGGCTGCGATGTACGAAACATTCCGCTTTCGCAAGTAATGGAGCGGGTTGGCTATGTTTCACAGGATAATTATTTATTCCATTTGTCCATTCGGGAAAATATACGGATTGGGAAGCCGGACGCGACGGATGCCGAGATAGAACAGGCTGCAAAGAAAGCAAGCTGCCACGATTTTATCAGCGCACTTCCTCAAGGTTATGATACGGTCGCAGGAGACGGAGGGAATAATCTTTCCGGCGGAGAGAAGCAGCGCATTGCAATCGCACGCGCAATACTAAAAGACAGTCCCATCATTGTGCTGGATGAAGCGACCGCTTTTACCGACCCCGAAAACGAAGCAGTCATTCAGCGTTCCATCGGAGAACTGGTCGCAGGAAAAACATTGATCGTCATTGCGCATCGGCTTTCAACCATCACGATGGCGGATAAAATTATCGTTATGAATCACGGACGCATTGAAGCGGAGGGGTCTCATCAATCGCTTTTGGAATCGTGCGAATTGTATCGCACGCTTTGGAATGCTCACATCAGCGTAAGCGACAAAAAGGAGAACAGTTTAACTTCAACCGCTGCTTTAGGAGAAATTGTATGA